CTTCATGGTTTCAGCATATTCAAGATGGTGTTTGCATAGTTTGGGTAGCAGTTTTATGTTATTCATAATTTGCTTTAAAGgattgaattttttattttttttggactataatgCGCATTAGTGCATCaatatttaatcattattattgtttcaTCAATCCAAAAGATGTCATCAAACAGCCAGAATTGATACATTTTGCAAAAAGAAGGATTTTAAGTGCACTTTATAGTCCAAGAAATATGATATAATAAACCTTTTATCTTATTTTCCCTCCTGAAGAGTACAAAAAGGGCAATGCTGtatattaaataaatttttAATATAAGCTAATGTGTCATATTCATGGTTATTTtcaatcttttaaaaatgtgagcagtgaataaaaaaaaatacaattagtatttcaatttaaatgacCATTAGCAGATTTCACACTCTAATTTCcctaaaaacattaaatttacCCCTTCAAAATGTCTAATGATAACAAAATTACACCCATACAATAAATACgacatttatatattaattcttGAATTAAGTGCAGTTTAAACCTGGTACGATTCGATTGGTTTAAAAAGAGTCGACGCTTAACAACAAAATACACAATCAGCGATATAGAAATAACAATCCATTGTTCCGAAAATCATAATTAGGTTCATTTATAAATGGCGAATTATCCATTAATATTTGGTCCTATTTTGTCACAATGTGCAGAAACATGAGTTGATTTTTGTGGATGTTCTACCTGAGGCGCGCGGAAAAACAGCGCATGTACTCGGTGACCCAGCGCTCGTCCCCCGTCGCCGTGGgaacgacgacggcggcgcccACGGCGGCACCCGTGGCGGCGGTCCAACGTCGCTGCCGTCTCGCCTCGCCCGGGTCGGCCGAGCGAGCGCGTCGCCGAAGATTCGTGCTCGTTGTCTGCACGCAGGCGTCGCAACGCTCGTTCTGGAACGATCCGTCGGGGTTAATCGTGGTCTTGCTTTCCGATTGGCCGCGTCGGGGACTCACGTTGTCGGGCGTGGCGGTTTTCCCATTGCGCCGGCGCCAAGCCTCGGCGCTCCCTGGCGGCGGCTGGCTTTTGGCTCGCTGGGATTTGAGGTCGGCGGGTGAAGCGTTCTGCCCTTCCCGACGACTCTGCGTGGGTTGGGCGGGATTCCCGTTCGAGTCCGGCGGCCCGTCGGCGGCGTCCGGCTCCGCAACGTTGTTCGCGGTTGCCGAAATGGCGTTTTCTATCACCGCAACTTCTGAGAAACAAAATAACAACGACTAACTTtcgatgcgtagaccgtgttgttttaccttgttttgtcgccggtcttttggtcgcccgttgtcgcggtcggggcaaaagaccggcgaccaatcgaccgcacacgcccccAAAGGGAGAGGGTCGCTCACCTGCAGGCGGCGCGGCATCGACATCCGGCGCCGTCACCTCCTCCGGGGCGTCGGAGCCGGACCCGGATCGCTCCGTCTCGTCCGCGGCGGGCACCGGGGCCACCCGGTTGGCGCGCCCGTGCCAGGACGCGGATTTGGGCGTAGAACGCCCGCTTGAAAGCAGGGAAGCGCCATCCCAGCCCTCCCAGAACCAGGGCTTGTGCGAGTGCTCCATGACCCGCCGCGTCAGGCGGTACCTCAGCGAGTCCTCGTAGCATTTGGAGAAGGTCTCCCACTTGGGGTCCCGGAATTTCTTCATGTACTCCGTCCGGACTTTCTTGGTCACCATGGCGACGGCTGCGGCATCGCTGCCGGAGCAAAGATCAGataaaaatgagatgaaatgatttTGGGGGGTACGTGCAGTCGCAAATATTTGTGGTCCTTAGGAGACGTCACCGGGGCAGGTATAGATTTCAAGACCACGCCCCCTGATTGGCTGAGCTGAGCTTAGTGGCTCGACTACACACGCGTCGTCACGTGACCAACTCAACCTGTCAAGCCGAATGGAAACAACATCCATTATTGATTAATCACCTGAGCTGGTCGCGTTAGTAGGGGGGGAATGGTGGTCGAAATGCTCAGGTTTTGtcgaaaaaaataacattatgaGGCTTTGGAAACGCTAAAACGGCGGCCGCGTTCTTGTTTCTCGGCTCGTTTGGAAACACGACGATGCGTGTCAAtagaaataaattgttttacTTACACAGATGCTCCTTTCGGGAAGGGGTTTGGACCCTTTTCCGAAGCGCTAGAGTCGCGTAGGTGGCGTTCAAACGAGCAGCATCTCTTCGGCAGACCCCCGAAAGGTAGGGGCGGCTAAAGCGAGCATGAGTGGAGTCGTTGGCTTCCGGTTTGGACCTTCAGAGTAATACGAAATAGGAAGTCGGCATCGCTAtatgtcaaactcaaggcttgAGAGCAAGAAGTGGCTCGCTATCGATGTTTCTtgataaaaataactaaaaggTTCACattgttgtcactttcaaaactggtatcattattatttatatttcctTCTTTGAACAATATGAAATAGTACTTTTTTTCGGATTTAACCTTCAGACGTCATTCAATTAGTTGGGTATAGAACTCGCTAAATACGAATAAATAACAGTTGCAAATCCACAATAGTAAAATACATAACGCTAATGTATCAATATTAAAGCTTAGTTTGAAGGTGTGGCCATAATTCTTTATTTGCTAGATTTGACAATGCAATTTGCCTCAAACGGGTTTTACATGGCATGGGATTTTTCAAGTATTCTCCACTAGAGGGCGTCTTTTCTCAACTCTAGAACAGAGCAAAATAGTATCGTGTCATAGCTTGAGGTTCTATTTGAAGGCTTTTGAGTGACACAAAGTTTTCACGTTCATATTTTGAATCCAGCGTCGACAAACAACAAGCAAGCATGTAACGCATCAtcaattttatttagaaaaaaaaaaaaacagaaatgattAGACAGAGCATTCACATCTGCGCCTGCAAATAATGTTCATAATTTGCCCGCAACACAAACTCAAAATAGGCTTTGGACGTGAGGGGGCCGAGTTCGTCCAGTTCCAGCAGCTCCTTGACCTCCGGCAGGTACGTCTGCAGTCCCACACCTGCAACGCCGCAAAATAAATTGCCAGCGAGAAAAGACGACGGCGGATTTGGGACCGACCTTCCTCGGTCAGCTTGACGAGGATTTTGACGAAGACGCTGTCCTTGGCCGCCTCCAACGGGTCGTCGTTGCCGTCAGCGTGAgaccaactgaaaaaaaaaagataaatttcAGTCACAATTTATGGATAAtattttcccattgaaaatgctactttttgtattgtttttttcatcttctATATATGAATAATTGTCAGAAAATATCAATTTCAACATGTTAAAGGAGACGAAAAAATAGTATCTTTATAAATACCTAAAAAAATGGGCGGACCTCATTTATAGAAacaatttatgaaaaaatattttaagatttaATGCATTCTCATGCATGAGAAACAGTTAAACACAAATGAAAACAGCttttaacataatttaaaaatacacggCAGTGTTTAATTTCTATGGCCTTTAACAAACAAGTGTCTTTTTCAATGAACAAATATTTTGAGTACTATACATGCTATATATATCATACTTTGTTTATGTGCACATATATGAGTATAATTCTAATTCTAAATATGGACTTTGTTGATTTTCAATCAACAATTCAACTAAACTAACTACTAACGACTaattttcaacctcagtctgcagaatctttatctaggtctacattgtcttttcctgtgtctgtgctcgctactgctacaaaccgaatttccagaatacgggatgaataacggTTAATCTAATCGAACTAACTACTTACTCGTCCCTCCTGAGAGCTTTTCCAAAGATTTGGCACTTGAGCGAATGGATGTTGACCTCATCATCCTGCTGAAAGGACCAAAACATGAATGGGTCAATTGCAAAATACTATCAAAGTCATTTGGAAGTAGAAGTAACCTCTTGAATGTACTCCAGGAGATCCAAAGCCTTCTTGAAGTCGTACTCGTTGGCTCTCCGGTTGTCGTCGCAGATGTACAGCTGCgcacaagttgttttttttcacttgacgGCAAcaaaagtgatgtttttttaacttggggTGTCTTACTTGGACTAGCTGGTAAGCGCTGAGTAGCGGCATGGTGTCGGGTTTCTGCTGCTTGTCCTCCAAAAGCTGTCTTGGCAACGTCTCCTGGTGGAGAAGGAAGCGCTCCTGCTCCACAATTTCTGAGGAAAAACCCATTATGTGCTTCAAatttatgaaatattttgtattgGAAGCGTATGTGTGTTTTTTCACAAATCATGTGTAATaatgaaagtttaaaaaaatgttttgggggatgcaaatcattttttcagggaaagaaaaaggatttttcaatgaaaattgtgtgttttttgggggaaaaggaATGTTTTAAGGATAAAAactaaatctataaataaatgtacatgacaaaaaaaacctagaaaatggcgtttaaaaaaaaaacctacaaggCGCTTGGGGTTTTTACCGTCAACTTTTTTACTCCGTTCATCTTCCGGGAGATCGGACACCAGCGCCGCTAGCTTGCTGAGCGCTAACAGCGTCTTCTTCTTGGTGAAATAGCGGGTCTCTGCGTTGGCTTGCTTGTACAGCGTCATGTGAGCCTGCACGCAAGATGGGCACCCATTTGAAGAAGGCGCCTACAATTGTATGGAAGAAGTCAATcccccattaaaaaaatgaaaaaatgacgTACAGTCTGGTATTGTTGCACGTGTATATCGTGCAGCCAACTGAGGTGTTGATGCGCTTGAAGAAATCCGGCCAGTTGCTGGTGCTGAGCGGCCGGTTGCGACAATAGCTTGCCTCTCTTCCCTTTCTCCATGTACCAGCGGAACAGGAAGTCTGCAAAGTTCTGCAAGCAAACGGAGGCACGCATTATTTTCCTACCGATCCTTATCACCATTCCTAAATTCCTAAATCCGTCTACTTCCAAGGAAATTCACTGAGGAGTgaatttgatgcattttttggaaACAACTACCTTGCACTGAATTGTTTATCCCTATTCATAAAGCGAGCAGGCCATTTTTATCACTCTTAATTTCAAGGTCACTTATAAAAGCTACTAATAGCGACATCACggtgcatatattttttttcaaaatggcggcggCGAGCGCAGTCTACCTGCTCTTGAAACTTGCTCATGTAGTGCTGCAGGCGGCTCTGGTTGTCGGTCCGCTCGCACATTTGGACCAGGACGTCAAAGTCGCAGTACTTCTCGGCCAACGCCGCCACCCACTGGTACTGACCCAAGTCCACTGAAGACAATAAACGACATTTGTCAGCTCTAAAGTTCATCGTGGCGACCCATCGGATGAAAGCGTAACGACGATCTGGCCAGCCAGGGTGTAAATATTGCATTTGCCAAATGGTTTCACTCACGTAGCGGCGTCAGTAGCTCGGATCGCCGTTGACAGTACTCCATCTCCAGCGTGTTGTAGCGCTCTCCTTCCTGCGGCTTCAAGGAGTTGAGCTGAGACACGTACCCGCCCAGGTAGAAGTCCAACAGCGCCACCAGCTGCTCGCAGAGCACGCTACGCAGCTCCGAGTCGGCGTGGGGGTACATGGACCGCAGGATGAGCTCGTGCTGGCGGCAGATGACCGAGCGGATGCCGCCTGCGCCGCCCagagctacaaaaaaaaaaaaccacgggCTCGTCAATCCAAACGCCATTTTAGGAAaatcctaaaaataaataatacgcTTTTTCCTATATTCAAAAGGAGGAAATGAACCTGTCCAGGGAATGTACTCCACGTCCGGCGCGGCGTGTTCAGACGCCCTGTAAATGGACGCTTTGCTTTCTCTGTACTGACTAGCGGCGTGAAGAATGTCCTTTAAAGGAAATGAATGGCAAATTGTGCCtcaagtttgcatttttttttattttttagagtgaataaaaatgataacCCTGTCGATGCTCACCTTAATGATGGTGTTGACGGTCAAAACCGCCTCGGCCCACTGCACCGAGTCCACGGGGTTCTCCTTCAAGCTCCTCTCTTCCTCCTCCAGGAGGCAATCAAAGATGGCGGAGATCTGTGAAACCTGTAACATGGTAAAACCCATTTAGTCAACAATCAGCTCAGGTGTCACTTTATGCCGTCTCACCTCCCGGAAGAAGACGTCGGCGCCGGTGAGACCCGGCGGCACGACGGCGTTGTTCTTGTGCAGGGCCGTGCCGATGGCGTGGTTGACCAGCTCGCCGTGCTTGCTGTGGTGATTCTTCAGGACCATGGCGGCTTGCAGTTTTTCGGCGTGCTCGCACAGCAATAGCCGGGTGGCCATGGGAGACGAGCGGACCCAAACGTGGCCCAGACGCTCCAAGAGGCCCACCTGGAGGAGAAATTGGACGGAATTGGCAGGTTTTAAATTGTAGGGAGGACATGGGAGTGGGGGAAAGGGGTCCCAGAGGACCAAGGAGGACCTGAATACCTGCAGAAGGAAGTCCATGAAGCAGCTGTGGGCCTTCATCTTGTCCTCCAGCTGATGGAGAATGATGAGGGACGTCAGGGGGAAGCCAGCACTCTCTGCGAGATggggtaaaacaaaaaaaaaaagcagtaatccctcgaatatcgcggttaatgtagaccagacatggccgcgataatcgaaaaattgccaAGTAGAGTGTAGAAGTCAGCTATTTTGTCATCCCTattatacatttttgttttgtttttcagtgtgaatttttacatttttatgaaaaaaaaaaaaaaaaaatctaaaataattaatagcggaaaaaaatcgcaaagtagtgaattcgcgataatcgagggatcacTGTAAATAAATATCAATTTTCACATCCTGATTGGCGATGTTTATTTCTATTGTCTGCTCttgatattttagttttttatttgactaggtttaaaaaaaaatcgaaatgttTGTGTGGGACTATAGTCAAATTAAATAAGGTGAACAGATGCTAAATTCTGTTACCGTGTAAATGCCGTCTTCCGTTGAatattagcattaagctaggggctgcttaaaaatgtattctaaCCGTCAGGTACAGACTCCGCCCAACGGGGGTCCGAAGCCGGGTAGTCATCCAGCAGGTCCAGGTCGATCTGGGTCACCATGGCGTCCAGTTCGCTGCCCTCCGCTTCGTCGTCACCCGTCGGGAAGAGCTCGTCGATAAGCGCCTGAGCGCCCATGAGGTCGTTGCTGaggtcggagaaaaaaaaaaaagacgatacTGGAAATGACGATGCCCACAAACACAACACGAAAAAAAACCAGCTTCCCACACGAACTCGTCTGAACACCATGAAATGTGGTGGTACTACAAATGAGGGGTCACAATCAGGCATTTTTGGTCAGTTTTTCCCAATAAAGATGCtatggaaaaatgaaaaaataaaaaaaaaacaaccccaacaCCTGAAACAACCAATCAACTTGTAATTATGTCCCCATGTCGTCTTTTTTAAtagaacacattaaaaaaaacagcaacaacaacaacatggaaCAAGTCAGACATTTAAGTTTGAATTAGGGCTGCTAACTAATCAATAAACTAAATAATCGGTTATTTGTGGTCCAAATCCTCATTTTAAGTGTGTTAATATGACATATTGttcaatgttgtattttttacttgaaatatttgtgatatttttgttgttgttgtatttatttatcttttatttatcttatttaaGTCTACAATGTGTCCTGTGTCTGTTTTTTACACAGGCAGAAGTCtcaacaaccattttttttaaagaggaacCAATCCATTTGGTTTAAAAGCACAATTCAGGAAGCGAAGTAAAGGTATTAAAGTAAATTGTTATTGTTGCGTACCGGGAGAACTGCAAGAACGCCGCCTTCAGGAGCCGCGGTTTGTCTTCTTGAGCCACCGGCTCGGTAGCTCGGGTGGGCTGCTCCATCATAGGAACCTTAAATAGCAACATTATGAGTCTCCAGTCCAAAATTACGAACGCACCATCTGACAATGTTTATGCTTTGACATACTAAACCGGTCAGAGATGTCAGTCGTACCTCCGGTCCTGCCGCCAAAGATGAACACAGCGACTCCTCCACGGTCTCGGGCAGGATGGAAGcacgttcccgggccagcacgGCCACCAGGCCGCTTTTCAGAGAGAAGAAGACGGGCAGGTTGGCGCAGCATCCGGCGCCCCGCACGCCGTCACCTTTTGGGGAAGATAAAGCATGCTTTAATCACCATCGGGCGGAGTTGGCGGTCTGGTCCGGGAGCTCACCGGCCGAGCCGAAAAGGATTTTCTCGTCGGGAAGGTTGACCCTGCCGCTTCCCGTGGAACAGGCGAAGACCAGATCTTCGTTGTAGAGGAAGGCGGCCGTGCCGGGGGAAGGCGGGACCAAGAAACGGGTGGTGTACAGCTCGGATTTGCTCTAAGAAGAAAAAATTGAATGGTCTCGTGGGGTCAAATATCAAATGACTGGAAACACGTTCAAAATGAGAAGAAAGTTATTGagattttagtctttttttaaaaaataaaaatccaacaatCTTAGTAATTGATGATATTGATGTTGGTACTAAAATAGAAAAACTAATAATGCAATGAAACATGGATtcttgtcgttttttgaggggAAACGTGCGTTTAAGcggttttttttgttcctcgAGAATTTCCATTTTTGCCCGCACActaaaatttcttttaaaaatggaacattTAATTATGACACCCAAAGTGCTTTGGTGTCTGACCTGAAAATTAGGGGTGAAGTTGGTGACTTCCACGACAAACTGGTTGGCGATGAAAGCGCCGAGGTCTTGTAGGGTAACCAGGCAGTAGTAGACCAGGCAGGGGGTGTCGGATGGATGCCAGGCGGCTGCCAGGACCACCAACCCGCTCCTGATACGACAAGGTGCAATTATGATGACAAGAGAAGAAGAAGCGCCAAAAAAAGAGCCACATTTCAAACTCACTGGCTAAACTTCATGTCCAGAAAAGACACGTTGATGCCGTCACGCATCTCCTCGTAGTTGCCCTCGGAACCCTGGTGGAGGTAACAAATAAATGCTCATAACTCAAAAACACTGTGAGCGGATTTGATAGGCCCTCCATGATTTTCTTGAATGGGTTTCAATTGGGACGCAATTGGCCTGGAGACGTTTTTTTCCCCGATCTGGCAACCCTGTCCCGCTTTTACTGACCCAAATGGCGTCGGCGATGTTCTCGTTCAGAGCTCGCTGGACGTCCCAGCTGATGGTCTGTTGTTCCGAGCTGGCGTCCACTTCCCATTTGCTGAGGCGAGAGTTAGTCAGCGCGTAGAGGGATCTGGTCTCATCCACCCACAGCAAACTTTGAAGCTGAGACACCCACAAAAAAGCCAGACCATCAAATTTCAGTCTCAAAGActctaaaataaaatatcacaAATTTACTGCATCTCACTCTACAtcacagatgtcaaagtggcggcccgggggccaaatctggcccgccgcctcattttgtgcggcccgagaaagtaaatcatgagaaaAACACCCACATTCTCATCGGAAGGGGGAGACAGGATGCCGAAAAGGCTGGACACCCGGCGCCCGATGCCGGACAACATGCCCTGGCCCTGAAGAAGCGCTCGGTTCTGAAGCCTTCCGGAATCATCTGCCGTCACGCGCAACATGCGACTTTTAGCCGAGGACACCACGAAGCTGCCGTCCTGGCACAAAAGACACAACATCAAGGGATCAACATCATCCAAGAGACGTCACAAAAAGGACATAAATGGCTACTCACAGTGACTGATACCACAAAGGCGCACAGGTCTCCCAAGTCTAGTTCGGCCTCGGAATAGTTCCCCTCTTGAGACAAGCTGGGCCACAAGCGAGCGGTACCCTCGGCAGCCACGGCCAGCACGGACACGCCCTGCACCGGCGCCACTTGCAACGAGCCGGTCGCCGTCAGGGCCACGTGCTCGGCCGTGTAGTCGTACTGGCTGTTGGGCAGCTGAAGTTCTTTGCACACGCAcaactgcaaaaataaaacaaattgtatTACTGTGCCCGCTTGAGGTCGTATGCTTCTGCTGAAAATGTTGGCGCACCTTGGTCACTGCTGTCTGGGATATCTTCCAGATGATGAGTCTGTCCCCGCAGACCATCCATGCCCAGCCACTCTCACTTACTTTCACCGATATCTGCTCCTCAGCTGAAGGTCAAAGCAATGAACGGTAAATCCAGATTTTGGTGACTCCGCCCCCGCTCCCAATTttaacacaaacacactttACCATTAAGCACGGTCAGCACTTCCATCACTTGGACAGGGAGCGAAGAACCGAACGTTTCCAAGTCATAGTTGAGACCGTCTGAGGGGGCGTGGCCTTGCTCACGAGTGGGCGTCGGTCTGTTCtcaacacaaacacaaagacATATTTATTAGTTGAATGATTTATGGAAGTCCATTGAACTAAAGTACTATTTTGACCAGTTTTAGATggaatcttgtaatattttaaCCAGTTTTTAATGGAATCGTTTACTCTTTTGACCAGTTTCTGATGGAATACTGGGACATCTTTGAGTTAGCGTAGTTCAAGGGTAtctgactcgggttggttcgcgggccgcattaacgtcaactcgattggatgtgggccggactcatgatttactttctcgggccacacaaaatgatgtggcgggccagatttggcccccgggccaccactttgacacaggtg
The Stigmatopora argus isolate UIUO_Sarg chromosome 7, RoL_Sarg_1.0, whole genome shotgun sequence DNA segment above includes these coding regions:
- the ccsapa gene encoding uncharacterized protein ccsapa — encoded protein: MVTKKVRTEYMKKFRDPKWETFSKCYEDSLRYRLTRRVMEHSHKPWFWEGWDGASLLSSGRSTPKSASWHGRANRVAPVPAADETERSGSGSDAPEEVTAPDVDAAPPAEVAVIENAISATANNVAEPDAADGPPDSNGNPAQPTQSRREGQNASPADLKSQRAKSQPPPGSAEAWRRRNGKTATPDNVSPRRGQSESKTTINPDGSFQNERCDACVQTTSTNLRRRARSADPGEARRQRRWTAATGAAVGAAVVVPTATGDERWVTEYMRCFSARLR